One window of the Rhipicephalus sanguineus isolate Rsan-2018 chromosome 2, BIME_Rsan_1.4, whole genome shotgun sequence genome contains the following:
- the LOC119383169 gene encoding uncharacterized protein LOC119383169, which translates to MVCRIIQLPVGLEVKPVPTFVPKGESPSRPQQASIAASIGNVVGRVIHPVVALLNSPSGWFDHTTPGAHSHIAHHHRPHNFTVLNHTDHHGQSHNTRPHRNRFNFTAPPNVGDVRNQLAGHGDVNRHQVCPFSVQTSPPAIVTEATTTPSPTPANPTTTVRVPILKSSLCGQDPAPHVPALRAYPFTVQDAAATSTDGSTAIPKEPTSEMYQEITTAGNTALPTTLTNVPLPFPEDRTEGTGPTSAAAMLLAESNTQYTPVPVGNEKVATTYSPTSDTVSSQSPVPSTTSVVPTTVRSPTSLNTTHTALPATRGVPTPPSAVESTSVVPEDAPDAASSGTVSFTTTSHRFV; encoded by the coding sequence ATGGTGTGCCGCATCATCCAACTACCTGTGGGCCTTGAGGTAAAGCCTGTGCCAACGTTCGTCCCCAAGGGGGAATCCCCTTCGAGGCCGCAGCAAGCTTCAATTGCCGCTTCAATTGGGAACGTCGTCGGTCGTGTAATCCATCCGGTGGTGGCCCTTCTGAACAGCCCCTCGGGCTGGTTTGACCACACAACCCCTGGTGCCCACAGCCACATCGCCCATCACCACCGCCCGCACAATTTCACGGTCCTCAACCACACCGACCATCACGGCCAGAGTCACAACACTCGTCCGCACCGTAACCGGTTCAATTTTACCGCACCACCCAACGTTGGCGACGTACGAAATCAGCTCGcaggccacggtgacgtcaaccGCCACCAGGTATGTCCTTTCTCAGTACAGACATCTCCTCCTGCCATCGTAACTGAGGCCACTACAACGCCCAGTCCTACACCAGCTAATCCAACGACCACTGTAAGAGTGCCTATCCTGAAGAGCAGCCTCTGCGGCCAAGACCCTGCTCCACATGTCCCAGCTCTGCGCGCATACCCTTTCACTGTCCAAGATGCAGCTGCTACTTCGACAGATGGCTCCACAGCCATTCCTAAAGAGCCTACCTCGGAAATGTACCAGGAAATCACCACTGCCGGTAATACTGCCCTACCTACTACTCTGACGAACGTACCACTTCCTTTCCCCGAAGACCGGACGGAAGGAACTGGTCCAACTTCGGCTGCCGCCATGCTGCTTGCCGAATCCAACACTCAATATACACCCGTACCAGTCGGCAATGAGAAGGTGGCAACTACTTATTCGCCGACTTCGGATACGGTATCCTCGCAGTCTCCCGTTCCGTCCACGACTTCAGTGGTCCCTACAACCGTACGGAGCCCAACATCGTTGAATACGACGCACACGGCTCTTCCCGCTACTAGAGGTGTACCAACTCCGCCGTCTGCAGTGGAAAGCACGTCTGTTGTACCTGAGGACGCGCCTGACGCTGCATCCTCCGGCACGGTGTCCTTCACGACGACCTCGCATCGTTTCGTTTGA